A DNA window from Parabacteroides johnsonii DSM 18315 contains the following coding sequences:
- the truB gene encoding tRNA pseudouridine(55) synthase TruB: protein MDFIAGEVVYFNKPLKWTSFDLVNKFRYKLSRKLKVKKIKVGHAGTLDPLATGVMIVCTGKATKRIDEFQYQTKEYVATLKLGETTPSFDLEKEIDGVYPTEHITRKEVEKVLQSFVGTIQQIPPVFSACKVDGKRAYELARKGEEVELKSKTLVIDEMELLECDLPVVKIRVVCSKGTYIRALARDIGVALQSGAHLIALERTRIGDITLDKCMSPDDIDVFLDENITTEKKNCED from the coding sequence ATGGATTTTATAGCAGGAGAAGTAGTATATTTCAATAAGCCCTTAAAGTGGACTTCCTTTGACTTGGTGAACAAATTCCGCTATAAGTTATCGCGGAAACTGAAGGTAAAAAAGATAAAAGTGGGACACGCCGGAACATTGGACCCACTGGCGACAGGGGTAATGATTGTTTGTACGGGCAAGGCCACCAAGAGGATCGATGAATTTCAGTATCAGACAAAGGAGTATGTCGCTACCCTGAAGTTGGGGGAAACGACGCCTTCTTTTGATTTGGAAAAAGAGATAGACGGAGTATATCCGACAGAACATATTACCCGTAAGGAAGTAGAGAAGGTACTACAGTCGTTCGTGGGAACGATTCAGCAGATTCCACCGGTGTTTTCGGCTTGCAAGGTGGATGGTAAGCGGGCGTATGAGTTGGCTCGCAAGGGAGAGGAAGTGGAATTGAAGTCCAAGACGCTTGTGATTGATGAAATGGAGCTGTTGGAGTGTGATCTGCCAGTGGTAAAGATACGGGTGGTTTGCAGCAAGGGTACTTATATCCGCGCTCTGGCACGTGATATCGGTGTCGCTCTTCAATCGGGCGCTCATCTGATTGCTCTCGAACGGACTCGTATCGGAGACATCACACTGGACAAATGTATGTCTCCTGATGATATCGATGTCTTTTTAGATGAAAATATCACAACCGAGAAGAAGAATTGTGAGGATTGA
- a CDS encoding cell division protein FtsX has translation MAEGKKVSSVSFFNSRLTSIISISLVLFLLGLVFLIGLLGNKLSVYVKENISFSIVLKDNQKEADIKKMQKTLDALPYIKSTEYISKEQAAKELEEELGENPETFLGFNPLQASIEVKLHSEYANADSLQLIEKKIKNYTSVSDLLYRKDMMQMVNDNVKRVSLILLTLAVMLMAISFVLISNTIRLLIYSKRFLIHTMKLVGATPGFIRRPFVRYNVVSGIFASILAILMLTGALYYLQNELSGFIQLLDIKALIIVYAGVLIMGILLSVTATVFAVNKYLRMGVDKLYYI, from the coding sequence ATGGCTGAAGGTAAAAAGGTTAGTTCTGTTTCTTTCTTTAATTCTCGTCTGACTTCCATTATAAGTATCTCATTGGTACTGTTTTTGCTGGGACTTGTTTTTCTGATAGGATTGTTGGGAAACAAACTTTCTGTATATGTGAAGGAAAACATTTCATTTTCAATCGTACTAAAAGATAATCAGAAAGAAGCGGATATAAAGAAGATGCAGAAGACGCTGGATGCCTTGCCTTATATCAAATCGACTGAATATATATCGAAGGAACAGGCTGCCAAGGAACTTGAGGAGGAGTTAGGTGAAAATCCCGAAACGTTCTTGGGCTTTAATCCGTTACAAGCTTCCATTGAAGTAAAATTGCATTCGGAATATGCTAATGCCGACAGCCTGCAATTAATCGAAAAGAAAATAAAAAACTATACTTCCGTTTCCGATCTGCTTTACCGGAAAGACATGATGCAGATGGTGAACGACAATGTGAAACGTGTCAGCCTGATCTTGCTTACACTTGCCGTAATGTTGATGGCAATCTCGTTTGTACTGATTAGTAACACGATCCGTCTGCTGATTTATTCTAAACGTTTCCTGATCCATACGATGAAGCTGGTGGGGGCTACGCCTGGTTTTATTAGAAGGCCGTTTGTGCGGTATAATGTGGTCAGTGGTATTTTTGCGTCTATCCTCGCAATATTAATGTTGACGGGAGCGTTGTATTATTTACAGAACGAATTATCCGGTTTCATCCAGCTTCTGGATATTAAAGCGTTGATAATTGTTTATGCCGGTGTATTGATTATGGGGATCCTGCTTTCGGTTACGGCTACTGTCTTTGCAGTGAACAAGTATTTACGAATGGGTGTTGATAAATTATATTATATATAA
- the metK gene encoding methionine adenosyltransferase, with amino-acid sequence MSYLFTSESVSEGHPDKVADQISDALLDEFLAYDKNSKVACETLVTTGQVVLAGEVKSSAYVDVQDVARNVIEKIGYTKSEYQFEAKSCGVFSSIHEQSGDINRGVEREDPYNQGAGDQGMMFGYATNETENYMPLALDLSHSLLWELAEIRKNENDLMPYLRPDAKSQVTIEYDDNGKPLRIDTIVVSTQHDEFITAKGITQEEADLAMQKKIAEDVKSILIPRVKAQYPAHVQALFNDDIIYHVNPTGKFVIGGPHGDTGLTGRKIIVDTYGGKGAHGGGAFSGKDPSKVDRSAAYAARHIAKNLVAAGVADEMLVQVSYAIGVAKPMNIFVNTFGRANVEMTDGEIAEKIWNLFDMRPKAIEERLKLRNPIYLETASYGHMGRKPQVVTKKFTSRYNPEPTICEVELFTWEKLDYVDKVKEAFGL; translated from the coding sequence ATGAGTTATTTATTCACCTCCGAATCGGTGTCCGAAGGGCACCCCGATAAAGTAGCCGATCAGATATCGGATGCTTTGCTGGATGAGTTCCTGGCTTATGACAAGAACTCTAAAGTTGCTTGCGAAACCCTTGTTACAACCGGACAGGTTGTCTTGGCTGGAGAAGTAAAATCAAGTGCTTACGTGGATGTACAGGATGTAGCCCGTAACGTGATCGAAAAAATTGGTTATACGAAAAGCGAATACCAGTTTGAAGCAAAATCATGTGGCGTGTTCTCTTCTATCCATGAACAGAGTGGCGATATTAACCGTGGTGTCGAGCGCGAGGATCCTTATAATCAAGGAGCAGGTGACCAAGGTATGATGTTCGGTTATGCTACTAACGAAACAGAAAACTACATGCCTCTGGCATTAGATCTTTCACACAGTTTGTTGTGGGAGCTTGCCGAGATACGCAAGAATGAAAACGACCTGATGCCGTACCTCCGTCCGGATGCGAAGAGTCAGGTGACGATTGAATATGATGACAACGGAAAACCGTTGCGCATCGATACGATTGTTGTTTCTACACAACATGATGAATTTATCACAGCAAAAGGTATCACACAGGAAGAAGCGGATCTGGCTATGCAGAAAAAGATCGCTGAAGATGTGAAGAGCATACTGATCCCACGTGTAAAGGCTCAGTATCCGGCTCATGTTCAAGCTTTGTTCAATGATGATATCATCTATCATGTGAATCCGACCGGAAAGTTCGTGATCGGTGGTCCTCACGGCGATACCGGTCTGACAGGCCGTAAGATCATTGTTGATACATACGGTGGTAAAGGTGCTCACGGTGGTGGCGCATTTTCCGGAAAAGATCCTTCGAAGGTAGACCGTTCTGCCGCTTATGCCGCTCGTCATATTGCGAAGAATCTGGTTGCCGCCGGTGTGGCTGATGAAATGCTGGTACAGGTGTCTTATGCAATCGGTGTTGCTAAACCGATGAATATCTTCGTCAATACATTCGGTCGTGCCAATGTGGAAATGACAGATGGAGAGATCGCAGAAAAGATCTGGAACCTGTTCGACATGCGTCCGAAAGCAATCGAAGAACGTCTGAAACTGCGTAACCCGATCTATTTGGAGACTGCATCTTACGGCCATATGGGACGTAAACCGCAGGTTGTGACGAAAAAGTTTACCTCTCGTTACAATCCGGAACCGACCATCTGCGAAGTAGAGTTATTTACTTGGGAAAAGCTGGATTACGTCGATAAGGTAAAAGAGGCATTCGGGCTTTAA
- a CDS encoding DUF6078 family protein, with product MKNEFDYQEVPYDFAHCLNDQCTQVNHCLRHLAAANSTSIRKFFPIVKPAHYPKERDKCPFFKSQIKKRIALGITNLLDNVPHKTALLLRRQMVEHFGKTLYYRFLRKENELLPEHQIFIKQLFEQNGINEEPVFDSYRESFDW from the coding sequence ATGAAAAACGAATTTGATTATCAAGAGGTTCCATACGATTTCGCACATTGCCTAAACGATCAGTGTACGCAGGTGAACCATTGTTTACGCCATCTGGCAGCAGCCAACAGTACATCCATCCGCAAATTCTTTCCGATCGTAAAGCCAGCCCATTATCCGAAGGAAAGAGACAAGTGCCCTTTCTTCAAATCACAAATCAAAAAACGAATTGCTTTGGGGATAACGAACTTACTCGATAATGTGCCACATAAGACGGCTTTGCTCCTAAGAAGGCAGATGGTCGAGCACTTCGGAAAAACACTTTATTACCGTTTCTTGCGCAAGGAAAACGAGTTATTGCCCGAACATCAAATTTTTATCAAACAACTTTTTGAACAGAACGGAATCAACGAAGAACCGGTTTTCGATTCATACAGGGAAAGCTTTGACTGGTAA
- the folK gene encoding 2-amino-4-hydroxy-6-hydroxymethyldihydropteridine diphosphokinase yields MAIAYLGLGTNVGNKRRNMITAAALLAERVGDILALSGFYETEPWGFESENFFLNAAVKLKTSFSPLEVLQITQQIEKELGRTEKSNGVYHDRIIDIDILLYEDEVLQIPELTLPHPLMHERKFVMDPLAEIAPFVVHPVLKERIIDLKERL; encoded by the coding sequence ATGGCGATTGCATACCTGGGCTTGGGAACCAATGTCGGGAATAAGCGACGGAACATGATAACAGCCGCAGCGTTGTTAGCTGAAAGGGTGGGAGATATTCTCGCCCTTTCCGGTTTCTATGAAACGGAACCGTGGGGGTTTGAGTCGGAGAACTTTTTCTTGAATGCGGCTGTTAAATTGAAGACTTCTTTTTCTCCGTTGGAAGTATTGCAGATAACCCAGCAGATCGAAAAAGAATTGGGTCGCACGGAAAAAAGCAACGGAGTCTATCATGACCGTATTATCGATATCGATATCCTTCTGTATGAGGACGAGGTTTTACAGATACCAGAGCTTACCTTGCCGCATCCTCTCATGCATGAACGGAAGTTTGTGATGGACCCTTTGGCCGAAATAGCTCCGTTTGTCGTACATCCTGTATTGAAAGAACGTATAATAGATTTAAAAGAACGATTATGA
- a CDS encoding DUF3098 domain-containing protein codes for MAKRDFAFGKENFILIAVAVAVIAIGFMLMSGGGSQDPTGFNPEIFSSRRIVVAPAVTVIGFVLMIFGILKNSKNKEVAE; via the coding sequence ATGGCTAAGAGAGATTTTGCTTTTGGAAAAGAAAATTTTATTTTGATCGCTGTTGCTGTTGCTGTTATCGCGATTGGTTTTATGTTGATGAGTGGTGGCGGTTCGCAGGACCCGACAGGTTTCAATCCTGAGATTTTCAGTTCCCGCCGTATTGTTGTGGCTCCGGCTGTGACAGTGATCGGTTTCGTATTGATGATTTTTGGTATTTTGAAAAACAGTAAAAATAAGGAAGTAGCGGAATGA
- the queA gene encoding tRNA preQ1(34) S-adenosylmethionine ribosyltransferase-isomerase QueA, which translates to MKLSKFKFNLPQELIALHPAKNRDESRLMVVNRKTGEIEHKVFKDLLSYFGEKDVFIFNNTKVFPARLYGNKEKTGARIEVFLLRELNEDLRLWDVLVDPARKIRIGNKLYFGEDDSMVAEVIDNTTSRGRTLRFLYDGNHDEFKKALYALGETPLPKYIDRPVEPDDEDRYQNIFATEEGAVVAPAAGLHFSRELMKRLEIKDCQFAYLTLHSGLGNFREIDVEDLTKHKMDSEQMVVNGDVVNIVNTAKDNGRQICAVGTSVMRAIETAVSTDGHLKEFEGWTNKFIFPPYDFSVASSMITNFHMPLSTLLMMTASFGGYDLIMDAYEVALKEKYSFGAYGDAMLIL; encoded by the coding sequence ATGAAGCTGTCGAAATTCAAATTTAACTTACCGCAGGAGCTGATCGCTCTCCATCCGGCAAAGAACAGGGACGAGTCCAGATTGATGGTGGTCAATCGCAAGACCGGAGAGATCGAACATAAAGTGTTCAAAGATTTGCTTAGCTATTTCGGAGAAAAAGATGTGTTCATCTTCAATAACACAAAAGTTTTTCCTGCCCGTTTATACGGAAATAAGGAAAAGACCGGAGCTCGTATCGAAGTTTTTCTGTTGCGTGAGCTGAATGAAGATCTTCGCCTTTGGGATGTCTTGGTCGATCCTGCCCGTAAAATCCGTATCGGTAATAAGTTGTATTTTGGTGAAGATGATTCGATGGTGGCTGAAGTGATCGACAATACGACGTCACGTGGCCGTACCTTGCGTTTCCTTTATGACGGGAACCATGATGAATTTAAAAAGGCATTGTATGCATTGGGTGAAACCCCGCTGCCTAAATATATCGACCGTCCTGTAGAACCGGATGACGAAGATCGTTATCAGAATATTTTTGCGACGGAAGAAGGAGCGGTTGTGGCTCCCGCCGCCGGTCTTCATTTCAGTCGTGAACTGATGAAACGTTTGGAGATTAAGGATTGCCAGTTTGCTTATCTGACACTGCATTCCGGGCTGGGTAATTTCCGCGAAATCGATGTGGAAGACCTGACCAAGCATAAGATGGATTCTGAGCAGATGGTCGTGAACGGGGATGTCGTGAATATCGTGAATACGGCAAAAGATAACGGACGACAGATTTGTGCAGTCGGTACCTCCGTGATGCGCGCTATCGAAACAGCTGTCAGTACAGACGGTCACCTGAAAGAGTTTGAAGGGTGGACTAATAAGTTCATTTTCCCGCCGTATGACTTCAGTGTGGCGTCCAGTATGATTACGAACTTCCATATGCCGCTGTCTACTTTGTTGATGATGACAGCCTCTTTTGGCGGATATGACCTGATCATGGATGCTTATGAGGTCGCATTGAAAGAAAAATATAGTTTCGGTGCTTATGGCGATGCCATGTTGATCCTGTAA
- a CDS encoding undecaprenyl-diphosphate phosphatase translates to MSWFEALVLGIVQGLTEYLPVSSSGHLAIGSALFGIQGEENLAFTIVVHVATVFSTLVILWKEIEWIFRGLFKFKMNAETRYVINILISMIPIGIVGVFFKDTVEAIFGSGLLIVGCMLLLTAALLAFSYYAKPRQKENISLKDAFIIGLAQACAVMPGLSRSGTTIATGLLLGNNKAKLAQFSFLMVIPPILGEALLDVMKAVKGEAVAGDIPALSLVVGFVAAFVSGCIACKWMINIVKKGKLIYFAIYCAIAGLVTIACTLLK, encoded by the coding sequence ATGAGTTGGTTTGAGGCTTTAGTGCTGGGAATTGTTCAAGGACTTACGGAGTATCTGCCGGTCAGCAGTAGCGGACATCTGGCTATCGGTTCTGCTTTGTTTGGAATTCAGGGAGAAGAAAATCTGGCTTTTACGATCGTTGTCCATGTTGCGACCGTGTTTAGTACGTTGGTGATTTTATGGAAAGAGATCGAATGGATATTCCGTGGTTTGTTTAAGTTCAAGATGAACGCAGAAACTCGCTATGTGATCAATATCTTGATTTCAATGATCCCTATCGGTATTGTAGGTGTGTTTTTCAAGGATACGGTGGAGGCTATTTTCGGATCGGGGCTGCTGATCGTCGGCTGTATGTTATTGCTGACGGCTGCTTTGCTTGCATTTTCCTATTATGCCAAACCCCGTCAGAAGGAAAATATCTCGCTGAAGGATGCTTTTATCATCGGTTTGGCTCAGGCGTGTGCTGTGATGCCGGGACTTTCCCGCTCCGGAACAACGATTGCGACCGGTTTGTTATTAGGAAACAATAAGGCGAAACTGGCCCAGTTCTCATTTTTGATGGTTATCCCCCCGATTTTGGGTGAAGCGTTGCTGGATGTAATGAAAGCGGTAAAAGGCGAAGCGGTAGCAGGTGATATTCCGGCATTGTCATTGGTGGTCGGTTTTGTGGCTGCATTCGTATCGGGATGTATTGCTTGTAAATGGATGATCAATATCGTAAAGAAGGGAAAACTGATTTATTTCGCCATCTATTGTGCAATTGCAGGTTTGGTTACAATTGCCTGTACATTACTTAAATAA
- a CDS encoding DUF6383 domain-containing protein — MNKKFSTLVGCLAFGTAFSAVAQVSNFPVSNAYGQVTPCATGLTYRSFGTNSNAALGSEVNKIEADKWYQLRVGKEKNQVLIQERDFKTGEVTLRIVDADKAPLNYSLWQISYDKKDGATGGKFTFKNKETGLGIIFDHKTAYGKDKIATTATSADLEASILEGCNVEWSWFSSNVDNTQKLANEILYANFHDSDKYIVLKKSSRTAANQYGLNVSGTQVVAAVYTAAEAGNKATSCEALTLTPVVAESVVLNAKDINRMIDAQKDGAAGFNFMTPTGIGNRTAMSPEDNSTLDTYKYIAEEKNLTAEAEEIKLAADKAIIAAGNTVLSEYNAVDGSEAKELNFIFANFNKGESQDALVQAGSVFNNSKTAENAKDLVEKWVVYLEETATDRLWALSDANKAYYVKYTDKTVIEDYNFAVAVVAHKDLYNKYPLRLKAVIDEEDMAKNDKYLMVDTARWEEATENPSNSPELLLSNKKPSTEVADFFFNARYNYRLTYFPTQDSLVIEPLNASVMNDAEFKAEKTWRNSIVASQFISSSDITSGNKGLSASNTDLATAPEEAPVAVMLSKLNTKDGWVVTAGGTDKPKGSAAEGTLHTCIEFDHSYPYLTRTTLDQAVYTIQLVTDKAPNLTTHRANGVNIVADMKGHVVYDEKEASQNFAHMPATQWVVEYTGCEEDPVARVKVVNREYSNVAFEGQLYKAGDNVFIINHNYNNTLGHYNNEFACSDTLKFTKVDPVNTLGYLNPGDKVIENTFKLKQFFDYGTDPYYLNAVKQGKDTLLRAQAEGSNFELVPVKVNWDAAAYESTNIPYGYTSEAAGATQLYKSVYMLKVKDADMINNDRVFVGINKNGKYCVADTLDRNANYTLAYFTLKENNHWTADNEEGHYYALVRTEYPYAYPVDKDDEYTDDVNKFTGWKYSFDDALDKLAIEQGQLDAKVENLCQDRTESFILEADTMPYYRRVVGLKTEKFYSTNNENRTLGESVIDGVTYMNIFSAVEEPERNNEFFIDTAHVNVSSMPTYLLALDVEAKKTAECNHEDHPAIGDHYQVIDYLQGRYMVDASVDSVIPAYLKNSVKPFENVYTRYAFVNAIHYQDTLYIMDTADATIKYDRDLYDGKNVAKKVVLKEKAYDGASIAFRLKDQSDDENFYIETKGKQYGYAANGNTWLKEQNHNIVSTGRGYSETGDHNGNWHQNVYEDIYQALLLNTTAQSDATANEDVEVSSVTVIAGNGQVTVAGAAGKKVVITNILGQTVANTVVTSDNATIAAPAGVVVVAIEGEGAVKAIVK; from the coding sequence ATGAACAAAAAGTTTTCTACTCTTGTAGGATGCCTGGCTTTCGGAACGGCATTCTCTGCGGTAGCACAGGTAAGTAATTTTCCCGTAAGTAATGCTTATGGCCAGGTTACTCCTTGTGCAACTGGGTTAACTTATCGTTCTTTCGGAACTAATAGCAATGCTGCTTTAGGTTCTGAAGTGAACAAAATTGAAGCTGATAAATGGTATCAGTTGCGCGTTGGTAAGGAAAAAAATCAGGTTTTGATACAAGAACGCGATTTTAAAACCGGTGAAGTAACTCTTCGTATTGTGGATGCTGATAAAGCTCCTTTAAACTATTCTTTGTGGCAGATTTCTTATGATAAGAAAGACGGAGCAACTGGTGGCAAATTTACCTTTAAAAACAAGGAAACAGGGTTAGGGATTATCTTTGATCATAAAACAGCTTATGGCAAAGATAAAATCGCTACGACTGCTACATCTGCAGATTTGGAAGCTTCTATTCTGGAAGGTTGCAATGTTGAGTGGAGTTGGTTCTCTTCTAATGTAGACAATACACAGAAGCTGGCAAATGAAATCCTGTATGCTAATTTCCACGATTCGGACAAATACATCGTATTGAAGAAGTCTTCTAGGACTGCTGCTAATCAGTATGGCCTGAATGTTTCAGGAACTCAAGTAGTTGCCGCTGTTTATACGGCTGCCGAAGCAGGGAATAAGGCTACTTCTTGTGAGGCTTTGACATTGACTCCGGTTGTAGCAGAATCTGTTGTGTTAAACGCAAAAGACATCAATCGCATGATCGATGCTCAGAAAGATGGTGCTGCCGGTTTCAACTTTATGACTCCGACGGGTATTGGCAATAGAACGGCTATGTCTCCGGAAGACAACAGCACATTAGATACTTATAAGTATATTGCGGAAGAGAAAAATCTGACTGCTGAGGCAGAGGAAATAAAATTGGCAGCAGATAAGGCTATTATTGCTGCTGGTAACACTGTTTTATCTGAATATAATGCAGTAGATGGTTCCGAAGCAAAAGAATTGAACTTCATTTTTGCTAATTTTAATAAAGGTGAATCTCAAGATGCATTAGTACAAGCAGGATCTGTTTTCAATAATAGCAAGACTGCTGAAAATGCAAAAGATCTTGTAGAGAAGTGGGTCGTTTATCTGGAAGAAACAGCTACTGACCGACTTTGGGCGTTGAGTGATGCCAATAAGGCGTATTATGTAAAATATACAGATAAAACAGTGATTGAAGATTATAATTTCGCTGTTGCTGTTGTTGCGCATAAAGATCTGTATAACAAATATCCTCTTCGTTTGAAAGCTGTGATCGATGAAGAAGATATGGCTAAGAATGATAAATATTTGATGGTTGATACTGCTCGTTGGGAAGAAGCTACCGAAAACCCATCCAACTCTCCTGAACTGCTGTTGTCAAACAAGAAGCCGTCTACGGAAGTTGCTGATTTCTTCTTCAATGCTCGTTATAACTATCGTCTGACTTATTTCCCGACTCAAGATAGTTTGGTTATTGAGCCGTTGAATGCATCTGTAATGAATGATGCAGAATTTAAGGCAGAGAAAACTTGGAGAAACTCTATCGTTGCAAGCCAGTTTATTTCTTCTAGCGATATTACTTCTGGAAACAAAGGTTTAAGTGCAAGTAATACTGATTTGGCTACAGCTCCGGAAGAGGCTCCTGTTGCAGTAATGTTAAGTAAGTTGAACACGAAAGACGGTTGGGTTGTAACTGCCGGTGGAACAGATAAACCTAAAGGTTCTGCTGCTGAAGGTACTCTTCATACTTGCATCGAATTTGACCATTCTTATCCGTACTTGACTCGTACAACTTTGGATCAGGCTGTTTACACAATCCAGTTGGTAACAGATAAAGCTCCGAATTTGACCACTCATCGTGCAAACGGTGTGAATATCGTGGCAGATATGAAGGGCCATGTTGTTTATGATGAAAAAGAAGCTTCTCAGAACTTCGCTCACATGCCTGCAACGCAGTGGGTTGTTGAATATACAGGTTGTGAAGAAGATCCTGTTGCTCGTGTCAAAGTCGTAAACCGTGAATATTCAAATGTTGCATTCGAAGGTCAGCTCTATAAAGCGGGTGACAATGTATTCATTATCAATCATAACTATAATAATACATTAGGACACTACAACAATGAGTTCGCTTGCTCTGATACACTGAAGTTCACGAAAGTTGATCCGGTCAATACATTGGGTTATCTGAATCCGGGTGACAAAGTAATCGAAAATACATTCAAACTGAAACAGTTCTTCGATTATGGTACAGATCCTTATTATTTGAACGCTGTTAAGCAGGGTAAAGATACGCTGTTGAGAGCTCAGGCTGAAGGTTCTAATTTTGAACTGGTTCCGGTTAAAGTTAACTGGGATGCAGCTGCTTACGAATCAACGAACATACCTTACGGTTATACAAGCGAAGCTGCTGGTGCAACTCAACTTTACAAATCAGTTTATATGCTGAAAGTGAAGGATGCAGATATGATCAACAATGACCGTGTATTTGTTGGTATCAACAAGAATGGTAAGTATTGCGTGGCTGATACTTTGGATCGTAATGCAAATTACACATTGGCTTATTTTACATTGAAAGAAAATAACCATTGGACTGCCGATAACGAAGAAGGCCATTATTATGCGTTGGTTCGTACTGAGTATCCTTATGCTTATCCTGTAGATAAAGATGATGAGTATACTGACGATGTGAATAAATTTACTGGTTGGAAATACTCCTTTGACGATGCTTTGGATAAATTGGCTATCGAACAAGGTCAGTTGGATGCAAAAGTTGAAAACTTGTGTCAGGATCGTACCGAATCGTTCATCTTGGAAGCAGATACAATGCCGTACTATCGCAGAGTTGTCGGTCTGAAGACTGAAAAGTTCTATTCAACAAATAATGAAAACCGTACATTGGGCGAATCTGTAATCGATGGTGTTACTTATATGAACATCTTCAGTGCTGTTGAAGAACCGGAACGCAACAACGAGTTCTTTATCGATACAGCTCATGTAAATGTATCGAGCATGCCTACTTATCTGTTGGCTCTTGATGTTGAGGCTAAGAAAACAGCTGAATGCAATCACGAAGATCATCCGGCTATCGGTGACCATTATCAGGTGATTGATTACTTACAGGGACGTTACATGGTTGATGCTTCTGTTGATAGCGTAATTCCTGCTTATTTGAAGAACAGCGTTAAACCATTCGAAAACGTGTATACTCGTTATGCATTCGTAAATGCAATCCACTATCAGGATACATTGTACATCATGGATACTGCTGATGCAACAATCAAGTATGACCGCGATTTGTATGACGGCAAAAACGTTGCCAAGAAAGTTGTTCTGAAAGAAAAGGCTTACGATGGAGCTTCTATCGCATTCCGTTTGAAAGATCAGAGTGATGACGAAAACTTCTATATCGAAACGAAGGGTAAACAGTATGGTTATGCAGCCAATGGTAACACTTGGTTGAAGGAACAAAACCACAACATTGTTTCTACCGGTCGTGGTTATAGTGAAACTGGCGATCATAATGGCAACTGGCATCAGAATGTTTATGAAGACATTTATCAGGCTTTGTTGCTGAATACGACAGCTCAAAGTGATGCTACTGCAAACGAAGACGTAGAAGTATCTTCTGTAACAGTCATCGCCGGTAACGGTCAGGTAACGGTTGCAGGTGCTGCCGGCAAGAAAGTTGTTATCACTAACATCTTAGGCCAGACAGTCGCTAATACAGTGGTTACTTCTGACAATGCTACTATCGCTGCTCCTGCAGGTGTAGTTGTCGTTGCTATTGAAGGTGAAGGCGCTGTAAAAGCAATTGTAAAGTAA